One Corynebacterium yudongzhengii DNA window includes the following coding sequences:
- a CDS encoding amino acid permease: MSTATSTSAADGNQNTSLGRGLKTRHLTMMGLGSAIGAGLFLGTGVGIQAAGPAVLIAYLVASILVVSVMSMLGEMGAARPSSGSFSTYARQAFGHWGGFLLGWLYWFMLVMVMGAEITGASAIMATWFSVEPWIPALVVVIAFTIINFAAVKGFGEFEFWFSFIKVAVIIGFLLIGLALWFGLLPGHDFVGLSNVAESGFAPNGLPGIAAGLLAVAFAFGGIELVTIAAAESENPAKNITTAVRSVVVRIMIFYLGSVAIIIALLPPERITDAETAAESPFTRVLELANIPGVVGFMEAIIVLSLLSAFNAQIYATSRLVHNLAEERDAPALFRKTSEYKVPINAVILSIIFAFASVGLQWWNPPGLLTFLLNAVGGCLLVIWIMITLSYLRLHPQMRLNGELTVMRVPGYPWVPWATLVGLGGLIVLMLFDAGARGQVVSVAIMVAVIVALSLLSRKKSIAHARETEAFATKA, encoded by the coding sequence ATGAGCACTGCCACGTCCACCTCCGCCGCAGACGGAAATCAAAACACCAGTCTGGGCCGGGGTCTCAAAACCCGCCACCTGACCATGATGGGGCTGGGCTCGGCTATCGGTGCCGGCCTCTTCCTGGGCACCGGCGTCGGCATCCAGGCTGCCGGCCCGGCCGTCCTCATCGCCTACCTCGTCGCCAGCATCCTCGTCGTCTCTGTGATGAGCATGCTCGGCGAGATGGGCGCCGCCCGCCCGTCGTCCGGGTCCTTTTCCACCTACGCCCGGCAGGCCTTCGGCCACTGGGGTGGATTCCTGCTGGGCTGGCTGTACTGGTTCATGCTGGTGATGGTCATGGGCGCGGAGATCACCGGCGCCTCTGCCATCATGGCCACCTGGTTCAGCGTGGAGCCGTGGATCCCGGCGCTAGTGGTGGTCATCGCGTTTACCATCATCAACTTCGCCGCCGTGAAGGGCTTCGGCGAGTTCGAGTTCTGGTTCAGCTTCATCAAGGTCGCCGTCATCATCGGCTTCTTGCTCATCGGCCTGGCCCTCTGGTTCGGCCTGCTGCCCGGGCATGACTTCGTCGGCCTGAGCAACGTGGCTGAATCCGGCTTCGCCCCGAACGGCCTGCCGGGCATCGCCGCCGGCCTGCTGGCGGTGGCCTTCGCGTTCGGCGGCATCGAGCTGGTGACCATCGCCGCCGCCGAGTCGGAGAACCCGGCGAAGAACATCACCACGGCGGTGCGCAGCGTGGTCGTGCGCATCATGATCTTCTACTTGGGTTCGGTGGCGATCATCATCGCCCTGCTGCCGCCGGAGCGCATCACCGACGCCGAGACCGCCGCCGAGTCGCCGTTCACCCGCGTGCTGGAGCTGGCGAACATCCCGGGCGTGGTCGGATTCATGGAGGCGATCATCGTCCTGTCGCTGCTCAGCGCCTTCAACGCGCAGATCTACGCCACCTCGCGCCTGGTGCACAACCTCGCCGAGGAGCGCGACGCGCCCGCCCTGTTCCGCAAGACCTCCGAGTACAAGGTGCCGATCAACGCGGTGATTCTGTCGATCATCTTCGCCTTCGCCTCCGTGGGCCTGCAGTGGTGGAACCCGCCGGGACTGCTGACCTTCCTGCTCAACGCCGTCGGCGGCTGCCTGCTGGTCATCTGGATCATGATCACCTTAAGCTACCTGCGCCTGCACCCGCAGATGCGCCTCAACGGCGAGCTTACCGTCATGCGCGTGCCCGGCTACCCCTGGGTGCCGTGGGCCACGCTGGTGGGCTTGGGCGGTCTCATCGTGCTCATGCTTTTCGACGCCGGCGCCCGCGGCCAAGTCGTCTCCGTCGCCATCATGGTCGCGGTGATCGTGGCGCTGTCGTTGCTATCCCGTAAGAAGTCCATCGCCCACGCGCGGGAAACCGAGGCTTTTGCCACCAAGGCGTAA